The Micavibrio sp. TMED2 genome includes a window with the following:
- a CDS encoding undecaprenyl-diphosphatase, translated as MPLWHIAILALVQGITEFLPVSSSAHLVLAPVVLGTADQGLLFDIAVHFGTLIAVCLYFWRESLQLPVGAIHLLGKRRGSAQAKLALHVILGSIPVIIAGLFLHELVPAGLRSIEMIAIATIVFGILLGIADWIGAKRKSLGSMDRLDAILIGLAQILALIPGTSRSGITMTMARFIGYSRAEAARFSLLLSIPAIAGAALLGLLDVIEAGSLRFGLDLAIAALLSCVSAFAAIAVMMRILDKASFMPFVIYRLLLGAALLAYIYLL; from the coding sequence ATGCCCCTCTGGCATATCGCAATCCTCGCTCTGGTTCAGGGCATCACGGAATTTCTGCCGGTCAGCTCCAGCGCCCATCTGGTGCTGGCACCGGTCGTGCTCGGCACCGCCGATCAGGGGCTGCTGTTCGATATTGCCGTGCATTTCGGCACACTGATCGCGGTCTGCCTCTATTTCTGGCGCGAGAGCCTGCAACTGCCGGTCGGCGCCATCCACCTGCTCGGCAAGCGGCGTGGCTCGGCACAGGCGAAACTCGCCCTGCATGTGATCCTCGGCTCGATCCCGGTGATTATCGCCGGGCTGTTCCTGCACGAACTGGTACCCGCCGGGCTGCGCTCGATCGAGATGATCGCGATTGCGACAATTGTTTTTGGCATCTTGCTCGGCATCGCCGACTGGATCGGAGCCAAGCGCAAATCCCTCGGCAGCATGGACCGCCTAGACGCCATCCTGATCGGTCTGGCACAGATACTGGCCCTGATCCCCGGCACCAGCCGGTCCGGCATCACCATGACCATGGCCCGTTTCATCGGCTATTCCCGTGCCGAGGCCGCACGATTCTCGCTCTTGCTGTCAATTCCGGCGATTGCCGGGGCGGCCCTGCTCGGCCTGCTCGATGTTATCGAAGCCGGTTCTCTGCGGTTCGGCCTTGATCTTGCTATTGCCGCGCTGCTGTCCTGTGTCTCGGCCTTTGCCGCGATTGCCGTCATGATGCGCATACTGGACAAGGCCAGTTTCATGCCCTTTGTCATCTATCGCCTGCTGCTCGGCGCCGCACTGCTCGCCTATATATATCTGCTCTGA
- a CDS encoding bifunctional phosphoribosylaminoimidazolecarboxamide formyltransferase/IMP cyclohydrolase, protein MSELPKADLVRIKRALISVSDKRDVVTLARKLADYGVELLSTGGTHKVLVEAGLTVREVSEHTGFPEMMGGRLKTLHPVVHGGLLALRDNPEHLKSMESHAIAPIDLLVVNLYPFEETVAKGADDATCVENIDIGGPAMIRAAAKNHSHVAVLTDPEDYEAFLSELDANDGGVTFNLRRRLAGYAYARTASYDAAISGWFANRGFLGEEDKVTPPRISVAGKRAAILRYGENPHQSAALYMDGSNRPGVASATQLQGKELSYNNLNDTNAAFELVSEFDQPTIAIIKHANPCGVCSADSLAAAYADALRCDPVSAFGGIIAANQTIDEATAKQIIEVFSEVVIAPEIDEAARAVFAAKKNLRVLTTGSMPDPRAATLAVKTIAGGFLVQERDNAGTVESDLKVVTKRQPTPAELADMLFAFRVAKHVKSNAIVYAKDLATVGVGAGQMSRVDSSRIAAWKAKEAAEQAGLDQSLAIGSVVASDAFFPFADGLLTAAEAGATAVIQPGGSMRDEEVIAAADEAGLAMVFTGRRHFNH, encoded by the coding sequence ATGTCAGAACTGCCCAAAGCCGATCTTGTGCGTATCAAGCGTGCCCTGATTTCCGTCTCCGACAAGCGTGATGTTGTGACCCTCGCGCGCAAGCTCGCCGATTATGGCGTTGAGCTGCTGTCCACCGGTGGCACCCACAAGGTGCTGGTTGAGGCCGGTCTGACGGTCCGTGAGGTTTCCGAGCACACCGGCTTCCCGGAAATGATGGGCGGGCGTCTGAAGACCCTGCACCCGGTGGTGCATGGCGGCCTGCTGGCGCTGCGTGATAACCCGGAGCACCTGAAGTCGATGGAAAGCCATGCCATCGCACCGATCGACCTGCTGGTGGTCAATCTCTATCCGTTCGAGGAAACCGTCGCCAAGGGTGCGGATGACGCGACCTGTGTCGAGAATATCGACATCGGCGGCCCGGCCATGATCCGGGCGGCGGCCAAGAACCATTCCCATGTGGCTGTCCTGACCGATCCCGAGGATTACGAGGCATTCCTGTCCGAGCTGGATGCCAATGACGGTGGCGTCACCTTCAACCTGCGCCGTCGTCTTGCCGGTTATGCCTATGCCCGCACCGCCTCCTATGATGCAGCGATTTCCGGCTGGTTTGCCAATCGCGGATTCCTCGGTGAGGAAGACAAGGTCACGCCGCCACGGATCAGCGTTGCCGGCAAGCGTGCGGCGATCCTGCGCTATGGCGAGAACCCGCACCAGTCTGCCGCCCTCTATATGGATGGCAGCAACCGTCCGGGCGTTGCCAGTGCCACCCAGCTTCAGGGCAAGGAGCTGTCCTACAACAACCTGAACGACACCAATGCCGCATTCGAGCTGGTCTCCGAATTCGATCAGCCGACCATTGCGATCATCAAGCACGCCAATCCTTGCGGCGTCTGCTCTGCCGACAGCCTGGCCGCAGCCTATGCCGATGCGCTGCGCTGTGATCCGGTCAGTGCCTTTGGCGGCATCATCGCGGCCAACCAGACCATTGATGAGGCCACCGCCAAACAGATCATCGAGGTATTTTCCGAAGTCGTGATCGCACCCGAGATCGACGAGGCTGCCCGTGCCGTCTTTGCGGCCAAGAAGAACCTGCGCGTGCTGACCACCGGCTCCATGCCTGATCCACGTGCGGCAACGCTGGCGGTCAAGACCATTGCCGGTGGTTTTCTGGTACAGGAACGCGACAATGCCGGGACGGTCGAGAGCGACCTCAAGGTTGTCACCAAGCGTCAGCCGACCCCGGCTGAACTGGCCGACATGCTCTTCGCTTTCCGCGTCGCCAAGCATGTGAAGTCAAACGCCATCGTCTATGCCAAGGATCTGGCCACTGTCGGTGTCGGTGCCGGTCAGATGAGCCGGGTTGACAGCTCCCGCATCGCCGCCTGGAAAGCCAAGGAAGCCGCCGAGCAAGCTGGTCTCGATCAGTCTCTGGCAATCGGCTCCGTGGTTGCCTCTGATGCCTTCTTCCCGTTTGCCGATGGCCTGCTGACCGCGGCTGAAGCAGGTGCCACCGCTGTGATCCAGCCGGGCGGATCAATGCGTGACGAGGAAGTCATCGCCGCTGCCGATGAGGCAGGTCTGGCCATGGTCTTCACCGGTCGTCGCCACTTCAACCACTGA
- a CDS encoding dihydropyrimidine dehydrogenase, which translates to MTRRMLGFTETEQETPVKRPSDERARDFGEIYREYAADKAEEQANRCSQCGVPFCQVHCPLQNNIPDWLMLTANDRMQEAYEVSAATNTFPEICGRICPQDRLCEGNCVIEQSTHGAVTIGAVEKYITETAWENGWVKPRMPLREISQSIGIIGAGPAGLAAAEMLRAKGYAVHVYDRYDRVGGLLIYGIPNFKLEKSVVNRRTDQLVQQGIEFHLNCEIGRDVTFEELRARHDAVLIATGVYKAREAPMPGIGLTGVTLALDFLTASNRKGLGDTVDGFEDGTLNAEGKNVVVIGGGDTAMDCLRTAIRQGAKAVTCLYRRNRANMPGSMREVKNAEEEGVIFEWLAAPEAILGDDRVSAVRAQRMHLGMPDATGRQTPEPVPDSSFNIDADLAIMALGFDPEDLPGMFGMDGLPVSRWGTVSVSWSTMMTKLDGVFAAGDIVRGASLVVWGIRDGRDAAASIHDYLKQKARTGDTAMVAAE; encoded by the coding sequence ATGACACGACGCATGCTGGGCTTTACCGAGACGGAGCAGGAGACCCCGGTCAAGCGCCCCTCCGATGAGCGGGCCCGGGATTTCGGCGAAATCTATCGTGAATATGCCGCCGACAAGGCTGAGGAACAGGCCAATCGCTGTTCCCAGTGCGGCGTGCCGTTCTGTCAGGTTCACTGCCCCCTGCAGAACAATATTCCCGACTGGCTGATGTTGACAGCCAACGACCGTATGCAGGAAGCCTATGAGGTTTCCGCCGCCACCAACACTTTCCCGGAAATCTGTGGTCGCATCTGCCCGCAGGATCGTCTGTGTGAGGGTAATTGCGTTATTGAGCAATCAACCCACGGTGCCGTTACCATCGGCGCGGTCGAGAAATACATTACCGAAACCGCCTGGGAGAATGGCTGGGTCAAGCCACGGATGCCGCTGCGCGAAATCAGCCAGAGCATCGGCATCATCGGTGCCGGTCCCGCCGGTCTCGCCGCCGCCGAGATGCTGCGCGCCAAGGGCTATGCGGTGCATGTCTATGACCGTTATGACCGGGTCGGTGGTCTGCTGATCTATGGCATCCCGAATTTCAAGCTGGAAAAATCTGTCGTTAATCGCCGGACCGATCAACTGGTCCAGCAGGGCATCGAGTTTCACCTGAATTGTGAAATCGGTCGCGACGTTACCTTTGAGGAACTGCGTGCCCGCCATGATGCCGTGCTGATTGCCACCGGTGTCTATAAGGCGCGTGAAGCACCGATGCCGGGCATCGGCCTCACCGGTGTCACCCTGGCGCTCGATTTCCTGACGGCCTCCAACCGCAAGGGACTGGGCGATACGGTCGATGGCTTCGAGGACGGTACCCTGAATGCCGAGGGCAAGAACGTTGTCGTGATCGGTGGCGGCGATACCGCGATGGACTGTCTGCGCACGGCGATCCGGCAGGGGGCCAAGGCGGTTACCTGTCTCTATCGTCGCAACCGCGCCAATATGCCCGGCTCCATGCGTGAGGTTAAGAACGCCGAGGAAGAGGGCGTGATCTTTGAATGGCTGGCGGCACCCGAGGCGATCCTCGGTGATGATCGGGTTTCTGCGGTTCGTGCCCAGCGCATGCATCTGGGGATGCCGGATGCCACCGGGCGTCAGACACCGGAGCCGGTGCCGGACAGCAGCTTCAACATTGATGCCGATCTCGCCATCATGGCGCTCGGCTTCGATCCCGAGGATCTGCCGGGCATGTTCGGCATGGATGGTCTGCCGGTCAGTCGCTGGGGCACGGTTTCCGTCTCATGGTCGACCATGATGACCAAGCTGGATGGCGTGTTTGCTGCCGGTGACATCGTGCGCGGTGCTTCACTGGTGGTCTGGGGCATCCGCGATGGCCGCGATGCCGCCGCCTCGATCCACGACTATCTGAAACAGAAGGCGCGCACGGGCGATACGGCCATGGTTGCCGCCGAATAG
- a CDS encoding glutamate synthase large subunit, whose translation MSQPEIRQTELAGSARLTEAAAQKSAPWTNETWAAETARLQAAHVYNPDDEHSSCGVGFVASLDGTPRRDVVVAGIEALKVLYHRGAVDADGKTGDGAGIHVQVPQSFFHEQVARSGQKPTDDDLAVGMIFLPRTDYDAQELCRTLVETEILEFGYRIYGWRQVPVNNEVIGEKAKATRPEIEQIMIGNREGVSTDDFERDLYIIRRKIEDAVTRAGVGEFYICSLSCRSIIYKGMFLAEQLTSYYPDLLDDRFESNFALYHQRYSTNTFPTWSLAQPFRILAHNGEINTLKGNANWMRAHETRMAHDRFAGNIKALKPVIRPGSSDSAALDAVFELMCRAGRDAPMVKTMLVPEAYSGKDSVPEEHLSLYSYCNAVMEPWDGPAAIAAYDGRWILGGMDRNGLRPMRYTITGDGLLIIGSETGMVKVDETQVKEKGRIGPGQMIAVDLAEGKLWYDRELKDQLAARQPYGEWVKSVTELDNLVAKAAKLDVQEMDRAELRRRQTAYGQTMEDMELILHPMVEDAKEAVGSMGDDTPIAVLSDHYRGLHHFFRQNFSQVTNPPIDSLRERRVMSLRTRLGNLGNILDEDESQCHLLQLETPVLTNAEFAAMQEYMGDTAATIDCTFPTKGGENALKDALHRIRVEAEDAVRRGATHIILSDEDMSAERAPIPMILATGAVHTYLIRQSLRTFTSLNVRSGECMDVQYFAVLIACGATTVNAYLAQEAIADRQARGLFGDMSLSECLKRYKKGIDDGLLKVMSKMGISIISSYRGGCNFEAVGLSRALVAEYLPGCTSRLSGIGLAGIMRKVLDQHDKAFDEEVIALPVGGFYRYRRGGERHAWEGGLIHTLQAAVTKDSYHTYKKYAQQQHERPPTNLRDLLDFRPTSEPISIDEVESITELRKRFITPAMSLGALSPEAHGTLNVAMNRIGAKSDSGEGGELPERFKPDANGDNWNSAIKQVASGRFGVTAEYLNQCREIEIKVAQGAKPGEGGQLPGFKVTAMIAKLRHATEGVTLISPPPHHDIYSIEDLAQLIYDLKQINPDAKVCVKLVARSGIGTIAAGVAKANADVILVSGNTGGTGASPQTSLKFAGIPWEMGLSEVHQMLTLNRLRHRVTLRTDGGIKTGRDVVIAAMMGAEEFGIGTGSLIAMGCIMVRQCHSNTCPVGVCTQDEKLRAKFVGTPEKVVNMFTFIAEEVREILATLGMSSLNEVIGRTDLLHQVSRGAPHLDDLDLNPLLVRPDPGEDAMYCTLEGRNEVPDTLDAQIVEDAQPLFRDGEKLQLAYTVRNVHRAVGTRLSSLITRQFGQTGLKPGHITVKLRGTAGQSLGAFAVQGVRIEVLGDANDYVGKGLSGGTIVVRPLNSSPLESHENTIIGNTVLYGATAGQLYAAGQAGERFCVRNSGARAVVEGCGSNGCEYMTGGEVAILGPVGDNFGAGMTGGMAFIYDPDNNLEAIMNHESVIMMRIEVPYYEQKLLNLLKEHAKATHSRLSARLVNDWERERGSFWQIVPRELLDKLEVPVTETVAVPAE comes from the coding sequence ATGTCTCAACCCGAAATACGCCAGACTGAACTCGCTGGAAGCGCACGGCTGACCGAAGCGGCGGCGCAGAAATCCGCCCCCTGGACCAATGAGACATGGGCGGCGGAAACCGCGCGCCTGCAGGCGGCCCATGTCTATAATCCCGATGACGAGCATTCATCCTGCGGTGTCGGCTTTGTCGCCTCGCTTGATGGTACACCGCGTCGTGATGTGGTGGTTGCCGGGATTGAGGCGCTCAAGGTGCTCTATCACCGCGGGGCTGTGGATGCCGATGGCAAGACCGGCGATGGTGCCGGTATCCATGTTCAGGTGCCACAATCCTTTTTCCATGAGCAGGTGGCCCGTTCCGGCCAGAAGCCGACCGATGACGATCTCGCCGTCGGCATGATCTTCCTGCCGCGTACCGATTACGATGCGCAGGAGCTGTGCCGGACGCTGGTTGAGACCGAGATTCTCGAATTCGGTTACCGCATCTATGGCTGGCGTCAGGTGCCGGTGAATAACGAGGTGATCGGCGAGAAGGCCAAGGCAACCCGGCCCGAGATTGAACAGATCATGATCGGTAACCGTGAAGGGGTCAGCACCGATGATTTCGAGCGCGATCTCTATATCATTCGTCGGAAGATCGAGGATGCGGTCACCCGCGCCGGTGTCGGTGAGTTCTATATCTGCTCCCTGTCCTGCCGGTCGATCATCTACAAGGGCATGTTTCTGGCCGAGCAGCTGACCTCTTATTACCCGGATCTGCTTGATGACCGGTTTGAGAGCAATTTCGCGCTCTATCACCAGCGCTATTCAACCAATACCTTCCCCACATGGTCACTGGCCCAGCCGTTCCGCATTCTGGCCCATAACGGCGAGATCAATACGCTCAAGGGCAACGCCAACTGGATGCGGGCGCATGAAACCCGCATGGCCCATGATCGCTTTGCCGGCAATATCAAGGCGCTGAAGCCCGTGATCCGGCCGGGCAGTTCCGACAGTGCTGCGCTCGATGCCGTGTTTGAGCTTATGTGCCGCGCCGGTCGCGATGCGCCGATGGTCAAGACCATGCTCGTGCCCGAAGCCTATTCCGGTAAGGATTCCGTGCCGGAAGAGCATCTCTCACTGTACAGCTATTGCAATGCCGTGATGGAGCCATGGGACGGCCCGGCGGCGATTGCCGCCTATGACGGGCGCTGGATTCTGGGCGGCATGGACCGTAACGGCCTGCGCCCGATGCGCTATACCATCACCGGCGATGGCCTGCTGATTATCGGCTCCGAGACCGGCATGGTCAAAGTGGATGAAACCCAGGTCAAGGAGAAGGGCCGCATCGGTCCCGGCCAGATGATCGCGGTCGACCTCGCCGAAGGCAAACTCTGGTACGACCGGGAGCTGAAGGACCAGCTTGCTGCCCGCCAGCCCTATGGTGAATGGGTCAAGAGCGTTACCGAACTCGATAACCTCGTCGCCAAGGCGGCAAAACTCGATGTGCAGGAAATGGACCGCGCTGAACTGCGTCGGCGCCAGACCGCCTATGGCCAGACCATGGAGGATATGGAGCTGATCCTGCATCCGATGGTCGAGGATGCCAAGGAAGCGGTTGGCTCCATGGGCGACGACACGCCGATTGCCGTGCTGTCCGATCATTATCGCGGGCTGCACCACTTCTTCCGGCAGAATTTCAGTCAGGTGACCAACCCGCCGATCGACAGTCTGCGCGAACGCCGGGTGATGAGCCTGCGCACCCGTTTGGGTAACCTCGGCAACATTTTGGACGAGGACGAGAGCCAGTGCCACCTGCTGCAGCTGGAAACCCCGGTGCTGACCAATGCCGAATTTGCCGCCATGCAGGAATATATGGGCGATACGGCAGCGACCATCGATTGTACCTTCCCGACCAAGGGCGGTGAGAACGCTCTCAAGGATGCGCTCCATCGTATCCGGGTCGAGGCCGAGGATGCCGTGCGTCGCGGTGCGACCCATATCATCCTGAGTGATGAGGATATGAGCGCTGAGCGGGCACCGATCCCGATGATCCTCGCCACCGGTGCCGTGCATACCTATCTGATCCGCCAGTCGCTGCGCACCTTTACTTCGCTTAATGTGCGCTCCGGTGAATGTATGGATGTGCAGTATTTTGCCGTGCTGATCGCTTGCGGTGCGACCACGGTAAATGCCTATCTGGCGCAGGAAGCAATCGCCGACCGTCAGGCCCGTGGCCTGTTCGGCGATATGAGCCTGAGCGAATGCCTGAAACGCTACAAGAAGGGCATTGATGATGGCTTGCTGAAAGTCATGTCCAAGATGGGCATTTCGATCATCTCTTCCTATCGTGGTGGCTGTAATTTTGAGGCGGTGGGTCTGTCCCGTGCGCTGGTTGCCGAATATCTGCCCGGTTGTACCAGCCGTCTGTCCGGCATCGGTCTCGCCGGTATCATGCGCAAGGTGCTGGACCAGCATGACAAGGCGTTTGATGAGGAAGTGATTGCCCTGCCGGTCGGCGGTTTCTACCGCTATCGCCGTGGCGGTGAGCGCCATGCCTGGGAAGGTGGCCTGATCCACACCCTGCAGGCTGCCGTGACCAAGGACAGCTATCATACCTACAAGAAATACGCCCAGCAGCAGCATGAGCGGCCACCGACCAATCTGCGTGACCTGCTCGACTTCCGCCCGACCAGCGAGCCGATTTCAATCGATGAGGTCGAGAGCATCACGGAACTGCGCAAACGTTTCATCACCCCAGCGATGAGCCTTGGTGCGCTCAGCCCGGAAGCCCATGGCACCCTGAACGTGGCCATGAACCGGATCGGGGCGAAATCCGACAGTGGTGAGGGCGGCGAGCTGCCCGAACGCTTCAAGCCCGATGCCAATGGCGACAACTGGAACTCCGCGATCAAGCAGGTGGCATCAGGCCGCTTCGGTGTGACGGCGGAATACCTGAACCAGTGTCGCGAGATTGAAATCAAGGTGGCGCAAGGGGCCAAGCCCGGTGAAGGCGGCCAGCTGCCCGGCTTCAAGGTCACGGCCATGATCGCCAAGCTGCGCCATGCGACCGAGGGGGTGACCCTGATCTCGCCACCGCCGCATCACGATATCTATTCGATCGAGGATCTGGCACAGCTGATCTATGACCTGAAACAGATCAATCCCGATGCCAAGGTCTGTGTGAAGCTGGTGGCGCGTTCCGGTATCGGTACGATTGCCGCCGGTGTCGCCAAGGCCAATGCCGATGTGATCCTCGTCTCCGGCAATACTGGTGGTACCGGTGCCAGCCCGCAGACCTCGCTTAAATTCGCCGGTATCCCGTGGGAAATGGGCCTGTCGGAAGTGCACCAGATGCTGACCCTCAACCGTTTGCGGCACCGGGTCACCCTGCGCACCGATGGCGGTATCAAGACCGGTCGCGATGTGGTCATCGCCGCCATGATGGGGGCCGAGGAATTCGGCATCGGCACCGGCAGCCTGATCGCCATGGGCTGTATCATGGTGCGCCAGTGCCATTCGAATACCTGTCCGGTCGGCGTCTGTACCCAGGATGAGAAACTGCGCGCCAAATTTGTCGGTACGCCGGAGAAGGTGGTCAATATGTTCACCTTCATCGCCGAGGAAGTGCGCGAAATTCTGGCCACCCTCGGCATGTCGAGCCTGAATGAGGTGATCGGTCGTACCGATCTCTTGCATCAGGTCAGCCGGGGTGCGCCGCATCTGGACGATCTCGATCTCAACCCGCTGCTGGTCCGTCCCGATCCGGGCGAGGATGCCATGTATTGCACCCTTGAGGGCCGGAACGAGGTGCCGGATACGCTCGACGCCCAGATTGTCGAGGATGCCCAGCCGCTGTTCCGCGATGGCGAGAAGCTGCAACTGGCCTATACCGTGCGCAATGTGCATCGGGCCGTGGGCACGCGACTGTCTTCCCTCATTACCCGCCAGTTTGGCCAAACCGGGCTGAAACCCGGGCATATTACGGTGAAGCTTCGTGGGACTGCCGGACAAAGTCTCGGTGCCTTTGCGGTACAGGGCGTGCGGATCGAGGTGCTCGGCGATGCCAATGACTATGTGGGCAAGGGGCTGTCCGGTGGCACCATCGTGGTGCGGCCGCTGAACTCCAGCCCGCTGGAAAGTCACGAGAACACGATCATCGGCAATACCGTGCTGTACGGTGCCACGGCGGGGCAGCTCTATGCTGCCGGGCAGGCCGGTGAACGCTTCTGTGTGCGCAATTCCGGTGCCCGCGCCGTGGTCGAGGGCTGTGGCTCCAACGGTTGTGAATACATGACCGGTGGTGAGGTGGCGATCCTCGGTCCGGTGGGCGATAACTTCGGGGCTGGCATGACCGGCGGCATGGCCTTCATCTATGATCCCGACAACAACCTCGAAGCGATCATGAACCATGAGAGTGTCATCATGATGCGGATCGAGGTGCCGTATTACGAGCAGAAGCTGCTCAATCTGCTGAAGGAACATGCCAAGGCAACCCATTCCCGCCTGTCCGCACGACTGGTCAATGACTGGGAGCGCGAGCGCGGTTCATTCTGGCAGATCGTGCCGCGCGAACTGCTCGACAAGCTGGAGGTGCCGGTAACGGAGACCGTGGCTGTGCCAGCGGAATAG